Proteins encoded in a region of the Candidatus Moanabacter tarae genome:
- the yfgD gene encoding putative protein YfgD, with translation MEDCIIYHNPTCSKSRTTIALLQERHEGYEVVEYLKNPPSPEQLDRICRELDMEPTAIVRFKESRCAELGISERDDRKREEWIEILCENPILIERPIVTRHGKAVIGRPPENILRLFS, from the coding sequence GTGGAAGACTGTATAATATACCATAATCCGACTTGTAGTAAAAGCCGGACGACTATTGCACTACTGCAAGAGAGGCACGAAGGATATGAGGTTGTTGAATACCTCAAGAATCCTCCATCCCCGGAGCAACTCGATAGAATCTGTCGAGAATTGGATATGGAACCAACCGCAATTGTGCGATTCAAAGAGTCTAGATGTGCAGAATTGGGAATATCAGAAAGGGACGATAGAAAGCGTGAAGAATGGATTGAAATCCTTTGTGAGAATCCGATTCTAATTGAGCGCCCGATTGTGACGAGGCATGGCAAGGCTGTGATTGGTCGGCCGCCCGAAAATATTCTCAGACTTTTTTCCTAG
- the eno gene encoding Enolase, whose translation MTTIVGVRAREILDSRGHPTVEVDVELECGTVGRAAVPSGASTGINEALELRDGELSPTEVPKGIDAKTRYLGKGVLKAVENVDRVIAPSLIGLDAVDQIEIDRTMLRKDGTSNKKKLGANAILGVSLATAKAASKALNLPLYRYLGGPNAKVLPVPMMNILNGGSHSDAPIDIQEFMIMPIGAKSFREALRMGAEVFHSLKSVLKRMGLSTALGDEGGFAPNLESNEAALKVIATAVMKAGFDLGNDIQIALDVAASEFFDNETGKYIFKKSDNSKHSIDEMIGFYKELKKRYSIFSIEDGCDESDWEGWKTLTCEMGHNTQLVGDDLFVTNEKFLKKGISLGVANSILIKFNQIGTLSETLDTIKLANRAGYASVISHRSGETEDTTIADIAVATNAGQIKTGSINRTDRVAKYNQLLRIEEELGDQAVYGGKL comes from the coding sequence ATGACAACAATTGTAGGCGTCAGAGCAAGAGAGATACTCGACTCACGTGGTCACCCCACCGTCGAGGTCGATGTTGAATTAGAATGTGGGACTGTGGGACGTGCAGCAGTTCCCTCCGGGGCAAGCACCGGGATAAACGAAGCCTTGGAATTGCGTGACGGAGAACTGAGTCCCACAGAAGTGCCCAAGGGTATCGATGCGAAGACTCGCTATCTTGGTAAAGGAGTACTGAAAGCAGTGGAAAACGTAGACCGCGTCATTGCCCCTTCTCTTATTGGCCTCGATGCAGTCGATCAAATCGAAATTGATCGCACAATGCTCCGAAAGGACGGAACCTCAAACAAGAAAAAACTCGGCGCGAATGCTATACTTGGAGTGTCCCTTGCCACTGCCAAAGCTGCTTCCAAAGCTCTAAATCTCCCTCTTTACCGCTATCTTGGGGGACCGAATGCAAAGGTGTTGCCGGTCCCTATGATGAACATCCTTAACGGTGGCTCCCATTCTGATGCACCCATTGATATTCAGGAATTTATGATCATGCCTATTGGGGCCAAAAGCTTTCGTGAGGCCTTGAGAATGGGGGCAGAGGTATTCCACTCTCTTAAATCGGTTCTTAAAAGAATGGGCCTCTCCACCGCACTTGGCGACGAAGGTGGGTTTGCTCCCAATCTGGAAAGCAACGAAGCTGCACTCAAAGTTATAGCTACTGCCGTCATGAAAGCTGGATTCGATCTCGGCAACGATATCCAAATCGCACTAGACGTTGCTGCTTCCGAATTCTTTGATAATGAGACTGGAAAGTACATTTTCAAAAAATCGGACAACTCGAAACACTCCATCGATGAGATGATCGGGTTCTACAAGGAATTAAAGAAGCGTTATTCTATTTTTTCAATTGAAGACGGCTGCGATGAAAGCGACTGGGAGGGATGGAAAACTCTAACCTGCGAAATGGGGCACAACACACAACTAGTGGGAGACGACCTTTTCGTTACAAATGAAAAATTCCTGAAAAAGGGGATCAGCCTGGGGGTTGCCAATTCGATTCTGATCAAGTTCAATCAAATCGGTACGCTCTCCGAGACACTCGACACTATCAAGCTTGCCAATAGAGCAGGATATGCTTCCGTGATTTCGCACCGCAGTGGAGAAACAGAAGATACAACTATCGCCGACATCGCTGTCGCCACCAATGCCGGACAGATCAAGACAGGCTCCATCAACCGGACTGACCGTGTAGCAAAGTACAATCAGCTCTTACGAATCGAAGAGGAATTGGGAGATCAGGCAGTCTACGGCGGTAAATTGTAA